Below is a genomic region from Flavobacteriales bacterium.
TACATTTTCTTCCACATCATAAAAGGGAGTGATTTCATCATCGATGGAGTTCACATTTTTTCCTGCGTTTTTTGCTTTAGTATGTGTGCCGGAAGTGCCGATTTCTGAATACCAAATATCCATTTTCCCTTCACCGCCATCCATATTACTCGAGAAAAATAAAACCTCACGATCGCCAACACGTGCAACCATTGGTTGAGTAGACGTAAATCCTTCTTTGTTTACGCCGCCGTTTACTTCTTTGGGTTCCGACCATTTTCCATTTTTAATATCGCAATACACAATTTTACATTGAGGTCCATCGCAACGTGAAAAGTAAAAACGCGATTGGTCCGAATTAAAACAACCATTGGCATTGTGCGTCATAACTGAATTAATCAGCGTATCCAGCGAAATGGTTTTGCCAAATTCTTTTCCTTGTTTTTCGTTCGAGTAAATTTTGATTTTGTAATTGGGATCATGGATTTCAAAATCGCCCTTTACATTTTCGGCACGGAGTGATGTGTAGTACAGGGTGGAGTCGATCCATGAAGAACCAAATTCCGAATCGGTAGAATTAATTTTTTCGCCGGCATTGTACATTTTATATCCGACCGTATCTTTTTTTTGCGACTTCATGGCAAAGGCGCAGGACTGCATCTCCTGTCGCGCTTTCAGGTATTCGAACGATTTCTTTTTGGAAGAAAATTGTTTGGTAACCAGTTTAAAGTTTTTCTGCGCTTCTTTATATTTCCCATTGTATTTCTGCATGGTAGCCAGATAATACAAACTGAGCGGAAACAATTTACTCTGTTCGCGATAATAGATTTTATCGTAATAATATTCGGCCTTTTCGTAGTCGTTATACAAACGCAAACATTCGGCGTATTTCCATACGATGTTGATGTCGAGACTATCAATATCCAATGCTTGTTTGTAGTAAATGGAAGCGCTGTAATAATCACCAGCATCATAATTTTTATCGGCAAACTTTATCAATTGTTTGTAGTTCTGTGCAAATGCGGTTTGCAGAGAAAAAATCAATAATGCTATGAAGAGGATTTTCTTTTTCATCAGATGTAGTTGGGACAAATCCTTCGTTGTATCATTTTAGGCCGGAATACATCGATGATATAAATGACTCCAAATTCAAGTGCACCACGGTACCGGCTGGCAGGTACGAGTTTAGAAATATTGATATCGTACGAAATACCAGCAACCCATTTATCGTAATCGATTCCTACTGATAAATACCCTGCATCCGAAGAACGATAAAATGCTCCTGCCCTTACAGCGCGGTAAACTCCTTTTTCGTTTACGAGAATATATCTCACTTGTGATCCTGCAATTAATTCCTTGTAGGTTCCCTGAAATTGGGAATATACCGACGGCACGATTTCGAGTTTGTCGTTCAATGCATAATTCATGGTGGCATGAACATTAAAACGGCGGTCGAGTTGAATACTGGTTACATCGAAATAACTTTGTTTGGGTTTGGAAATATTTGCCAGGGCAATTCCCCCTGTTATGAAATTTCGCGCACTTAATTTTTTGTAAAAGGCTGCACC
It encodes:
- a CDS encoding tetratricopeptide repeat protein — protein: MKKKILFIALLIFSLQTAFAQNYKQLIKFADKNYDAGDYYSASIYYKQALDIDSLDINIVWKYAECLRLYNDYEKAEYYYDKIYYREQSKLFPLSLYYLATMQKYNGKYKEAQKNFKLVTKQFSSKKKSFEYLKARQEMQSCAFAMKSQKKDTVGYKMYNAGEKINSTDSEFGSSWIDSTLYYTSLRAENVKGDFEIHDPNYKIKIYSNEKQGKEFGKTISLDTLINSVMTHNANGCFNSDQSRFYFSRCDGPQCKIVYCDIKNGKWSEPKEVNGGVNKEGFTSTQPMVARVGDREVLFFSSNMDGGEGKMDIWYSEIGTSGTHTKAKNAGKNVNSIDDEITPFYDVEENV